GAAGAATGGCCAGAGCGAATAGGGACTAGGAGACCAGGgatttgtaataataataataataataataataataataataataataacaataacaggTAAACCTTCAACAAAACCTACCAGCTTGATCTGCGCTTTAATTGATGCAATTGACTGATTGTACTCATCTATTTGCCTGAAATAAATAAGCCATGTCCTAAATTCGAATTTGCAACATTATTATTAAAACCAATTAGCATTATTTTCAAACTTTAAACGGAAAAGCAAATAAGAGAAACTCATTGCCCCCGTCTAGacaaaaagagaataaaagggCAAAGATTTCTTCACAATGAATTGCCAAAGTAGAACAAAGAAGTTAAAATCTTCACAGATTCAATTACATTACTAACAGTCACAAGTATCTGCATACATGTATAATTGTTCCCAGGCAAAAAGGACCAGACatagtttcaaaattttgatccTCGCGCTAAGTAGATACCATCCTTTTATAACACCAAAATGCTGAAAATGCTCAAGctatattttctttattttgctaCTCTAGCCTTTTTAATCACTCTTTTAATGAGGACTTGGTAAGTGACTAAGTGTTCCAACTTACAAGCCAGAGTAATTCTATACACTGATCAATGATCAGCTTCGACCTTTCAGTCTAACCACATACAAAAATCATGCAAGATGAAAAGAAAAGACGCACAAAATTTGTCATAAGTAAATTCCCTCAGCATACTCGACTTAAGAACTGCACTTAAATCTTGAATATGATCATTTACCACACCTCCAAGCCATAGTACTAATGTCAATGTCTAACGAAAATCAAGTAGTTCAGTTCATGTTTATCACTTAATTTGAGATGTATAATAAAACACTCATGGTGGTTATTGATGCAGACGATGTTCAGCATAGAAAACATGAGGATCTTGGGCTACAATTTTACTATAGTTTTTGTTCCAATCCATTTTCCTTTAAACCACTCCATTTAAGTAAGGCATATATTGTTGCTTAAAATTTCAAAAGCAGGCCTGGAAAGGCATAATAAGGCAGATTGATGTTGATGTTTCCGCTATACAAAATATGTTAAGTGAAAATATCTTACTTAGCTATCCTTTCTTCCCTATTCTGTATGTAGTTCAAAGCTTCAGACCAAGTAAATTCAACATTGAATCCCAGCCCTACATCCACGAAAATATATTGTGTATTGGGCCTGCAAAGTTTCATCAACATTTAACATAGATTAAAAATGGGAATTTCACCAAATTAAAGAGAGAACAAGAAGGTCTATATTTATTAGTGCAAAGGTGAAAAGATAAAGGAGTGGGCTACGAGGGGAGAGGTTTGTTAGAGCAACTCCAATGCAGTGCTTTAGAGTTTCAAATCTGACGTGTACATGAAGTGAAATGGTTTGAAATTTCACTCTACATTGGAGATAATTGATGAAATGAAATCGGTCACACTTTAGAGAGACAGTTTCACTTTGGTGGAGAACCAATTAAATTTTGTCAATTCATATAAAGTTTTAAATGAATTAAAACCAAACATTGGATTCAAAAATCTCATATTTAGTCTCAAATCACTATTTATGAGATGTGGTTGGACAAATGCTAATGTGACACTTTGTGGGAtccaaaatgaaattgaaataaaaccAAGCATTAGAAATGCTCTTAGTTTGCAAGGTTGTAGATTCACAAAAGAAAGATAAAGCAGATATGAAAGTTGAACCATGTAGCATATATCTTTGATGAGAATATGGTGGTGAGTAATGACTAAAAAGTAGATACATATATCTTTATAACACATAACATATGCTTCATAATAAGGATTGATGATAAAACACATGTATGCCAAGAACAAAgtcaaaagaaataaagaaaatatgtAATTTAAAGAATCAAAAAATGCAATTGGTCACCAAATCTGAGAAAAAAAAACAGCAGTGAAATAAAGTGAAAATATGATATGATGATGACTTACACTTCTGCTTGCAGGTACACCTCGGATCCAAGATTGACCAGAGTTCTTAGACTGGTAACACTATTCTTCTCTAGGTTTTCAATGTTTCTTCGCAAATCAGCACTGAGAACAAAAAGTCAAGTGAATCCATTTATAACACGAGGAACTTTATAGAGTGCAACATTGAATTCAAAGATGGTACGTAATACACCAAGTTTCACatgaatatataaataaatagatacaTAAATATTTTCTCTTTGGAAATTCCTAAAACTATGTAGTATGTAATAATGATGAACAAGTTAGTTTGAAGAGTCAGTCTTGGAATGCAAATTGCAAACTAATCCCTAAATCAGCTTATTGGCATGATCCACATGATAGGGGGCTTTGTTGTAACCACGGATTTTACAAGCCATGgatgataaaaatatatggtGGTGGTCCTAATTAATCTGTCACCAGAATacataaaactgaaaaaggatACAAAATTTTCTGTTGTTCAAAGACCTTGTCCCTgcaaaaagaagaacaaaggaAATAGGTAAAGAAAAACTGTGGAAACACATGCAACACGAGAAACACTCGTACTTATGGATGCACATATAAACAGCATCTATAAATCCATTTCAAGggaaattacaaaattaatccTAAATTCATATAGTAGCACAATACCTAAACAATGCCATGTCAACAAGAATGAAACTATGTAACTCCTTTGATTTCCAACTCATAATAAATCCAATGGCATCATATATATCCTACTAGAGCTTATGCTAATTGCAGAAAACCAACATTATTATTCAATAAGGTATATATACACATCTATTTGAAccagaaaacaaacaaaatgaaCAAATATAAGACAAATACCGCTCATCAATAGCACGTTGAAGATCAGGTTTCAAGCGACGATCAACGAATTCTTCGTATCTTTGAACCTTCTGTTGGGTAAAGCTTTCCATATGGTGAGTCCTCCTCCCTCCAACTAATTTACTAAAAGGATgatgtcaaaaaataaataatcaggAACCTTTGCATATTACATACATAAATGCATAGAGCAATGCAAACACAagcataaataaataattaaatagagagaaaagagtaatatgTTAATGTGAATGATTTAATAAAGGGGTCTATGTTGATTGTATTGTCCAGACATAGAGAAAAATGTAACAATAAGACTTGACAGTTTTCTTTAAATATTCATAATTCTAAATTCTGATTAAGGTCCAATTTAGTGCTACAGTTTATCAAAGGAAAGCAAGCAGCTTCAAGGGAATAACCTATAAAGATGCAGCGAATCCTTTTACACAGTCACATATTACAAGTTTTTAGGCAAATGTATGTCCAAGATCCAAAAAGGAACAAGCATAAATCAAGATCTGCAACCAATCACATGCAAGCCACTTATTTCATCGTGTTTAATGAAGATGGAGTAGTGAACCTAAATTGCAAGCAAAACAGAAGCAAACTAAGCCCTTCCTCCTTCCATTTGTATTTAATCACAAATCTCTAACTAACTATTAGTTCCTAGCTAATCATATTTGACACAGTTTCTTCACAAGggaaataacaaaataataaaatccaaCAAAGTCAgcaaacaaaataacaataagatTAACAATAAGAATCACTCACCAACCAGCAAGAAGACCGAGCAGCCACGCACCAGCAGGGACGAAGGAGCAGCAAACGGCAGAGACGAAAGAGCAGAGCAGCGACGCACCGGCAGGGACGAAGAAGCAGGGAACGGTGAGGAGAACGGCGAGGGACGAAACGGCAGGGCAGCGGCGATCGGCGACCNNNNNNNNNNNNGAAGAGGAGCGGCGGAGGCGAAGTTAACGGTGCGGCGACGGCAAGTGAAGTGAGGGCACTGGTAAGGGTTGGGGTTCGGTGACCACAGCTGAGAGTGAGAGCTGACACTTAGTGACTTAGAGTAGCGTGTCCGAAGAGATGGGAGTGTGTAAGACAGAGAGATCGGGGGCTACGCCAGAAGTTTAGGGCGTAGGGGTTAGACTGCATGCTTATCAAAATCGAATCGTAATAGATTAGGCTAAATTACCGAACCAAGTCACCAAGGTAATGGTTCAATTAGTGCGAACTCTTGACTTTCCGAATCTGGAACTCTAATACTATGTCCTGAAACCACTCATCTCAAAAGCATAATTTCATAAGataatgtaacactaataatcatatctctaatactttttaaatctttattgtacacattataTGCTTAGGTTATTGGCTCGCTATACTTtctctaattaataaaattaaaataatatatatcgaattagaataaaatttaatttaaataatataaataaataaatacaaatttttttctggttcaataaattaattattataattaaaaataaaataatattttatattatttatatttaaataaattatataaatttcattgttatatatatacacacatgtTATTAGCTTTCAAAAGTGTGTTATGTCAAAAAGAGAAAATCAAGTTTGTTGTTTTTGACTTGTATACCATAATTCTAAAAACCGAATTAGATTGGTCGATTGAATCAGTTCAGCTGCGAACCAGATAGTACTACGATTTGGTTTTAGCATCagaaattggtgattttaaaaCTGTTTGCAAAccattgaaataataaaaaatcaactaGTTAAATCGAATCATGACTCGACCAGATCAATAAAAACATCGTTGTTTGATGTTAGGGAAAAAAGAAAGCATTCTTCAATGATCATCCCTTGAGCTAGGTTCTTCTATTCTCAACAAGGTTTCAGTTATTCCCCATCCCGAAAACACAACCCTAGGTTACAGTAGTCTCCCCCACCGTTGTAAGGAGGGCGCTATCGTCTATTACGTTCAGGCCTTCAAGGACAACTGTGTGCTCGTCCGGTCATCAACGCTTCTCCATCATTGAACAATTAGTGTGTCACTGTGTCTTTCTCGAGATCTACGTCAGTGATCTTTGTAACACCCTTATTACTAAAATGTCACGCTTCCgactgcgccactctgatagtgAGGAGTATTACGACGACTTCcataaacataataataaaataggagccttTGAAAAACTCGAAACCGTATAAactattcttttaaaaatcggaaatactttttaattgaaaacatacatacatacatacatacatacatacgtacatacatacatatcaatcacacacacacacacaataaTTTATACAATAATTTACAAACATAACCATCATAGCTCCTAACCCTCTTTACAAGATACAATATTAATGACGAGGAATAAACAAATAACAActaaactaatataattaaatcgTATAAGTAAAACGCAATTAAACTCTTCATAAGTTTCTTCATTCGATTTCTGAAAAGAGAaagctgtagggggtgagaacctaacgaCATGGTCTCACCACGGATTTTTTAGAATTGTCATAAAAAGATATTCAAAAAGAAAACTGTTTTTAGACACAGTGATCATCGCTTGTCTTATGATTCTTTTGAAAATCAACGGTTTAATATTCATAAATCCAAAACCTTTCTTTTCCTATAAGAAAATACTTAAAAGTTTCCTAGACtgtatgaatgaccaacctgttccaagcataggttcattaagtctatgttgAACCAgcttgatttttcatacttaaTTAAACCTCAATTAGAAACCAATCACATAATCAATCAACACTATCATCAATTCAGCACCATAAATCATTCTCAAAAGTACCACACCAGAACAAATACAGGAAAATAGACAAGAAAAACACAGGTATAAATAGCAGTTATAGCAAGTAGCTCAGATAGCAGTTAATAACAGTtaagcaattaggcaaaccaaaacaaattcaaacccaaacaaagcatgcaaatgcatatgatgcatgtctgctTTATGCCCGATGAGTCTCATctatcggttatatagccaaaccCAACATATTCGGTAGCAAACCCTGGACAGAACACCAAACACGGAGTAAGTGGGACCAAACtgcaacccttgcatcttacctGCATACCCGGAGCAAGGGGACAATCTCACCCCTCGCCTCTTACCTAAGCGGCGTTAGAATTCTCAGCCCAGAGTAAGCGACGACAGAACTCAGTCCTTGCCTCTTACCCGGAGTCTCGAATCTTATTCGGAGCAAGTAACCAATGCCACTGCCTCTTACTCGGAATCTCAACCTTATCCGAAGCAATTGACCAATATCACTGCCTCTTACCCGAAATATCAACTTATACCCGAAACAAGTGGACAATGTCACTGCCTCTTACCCAGTCACGTATATttcaatcaaattcaatttcattttcaaatctattcttaatatcattcaattcattcaacaatCTGACTCTaaaatcaattttcatcatcCTTCATTCTAATTATCATACCTCCAATTTCGTTCAACAAAAATTCAtactcaaaacataattcattcttttctaaataaagcaaaatcacaaaatcaaattataaaattcttaaaatgcaaatctttctaaataacCACTTCAAAagaaacttttaatttttataaaaaatttcggCATCATCTTCTCTAAAATTCAGACTTTACCACCTTTCAAGGCTCCCAACCAAACCATTTCTTGAACTCTTTTCAAATTATTTCCAAAACTAGACCAATTCCAATATCTCAAACTATTTTCAATATCAaacaattttcaaatcaaatcctttccaaTTTTTAAACTAATGACGATATCACAAGTTCAATATCAAACCATTTCCAATTTCAaccatttttaatataaatttattttttcaatatcaATTCCAATATTAAACATTTTTCCAATGCCAACCAACTCCAATAGCAAATCATTTACAAAATCGAACCAATCCTAATATTAAATCTTTGTTAAAATCAAACCAACTCAAAATCAAACTACttccaaaatcaaatcatttttatatctcaaattatttttaattctcaGAATCATTTCcaataaatcaacaaaaccaAATTTCAATATCTCATATAATTTTCAATGCCGATTCATTttctttatcaaattaaatccaaAGCTAAGAAAAGCACTTTTCATAATATTCAACCAATTCAactttcaaaaatcatttttataaacaaccacacatcATTCAAGCAATCAATAATTCATCCAGTAAACAACCACTTCCATAAGACTCACATAATCACAGAAATATATTATTCACattaatatctatttataaaaattttgtataataaaataaattttaagaagaACTCCTACCTCGATCGTGACTTAACTACGCGACAAGACTCTTTTTCTCTCGGCCCGCAACAGTGGCAGCCGCTACCACAGCTCCATAATGCTTCTGCAACAACAACCGTAACCCAATCGCGACATGCAAGCACCGGTACTCAACCCTATGGCAAATAATGCTGCAAAACCTCAGCATAAGATAATAGAACAGTGACTAAAGGGTTTCGGAAGAAAACAACTTACTGTGCTTAGAAGGAACCGAGACAACGGAGTGGCAGCGACCCCCAAATAGGTCCGGTGAACTCCATCAGTAGCCGTTTTGACAACTGTTATCCAAACAA
The Arachis duranensis cultivar V14167 chromosome 5, aradu.V14167.gnm2.J7QH, whole genome shotgun sequence genome window above contains:
- the LOC107489419 gene encoding uncharacterized protein LOC107489419: MESFTQQKVQRYEEFVDRRLKPDLQRAIDERDKVFEQQKIFADLRRNIENLEKNSVTSLRTLVNLGSEVYLQAEVPNTQYIFVDVGLGFNVEFTWSEALNYIQNREERIAKQIDEYNQSIASIKAQIKLVLEGIRELLQLPAEKSLPERSF